The nucleotide window ATATGATACCCGTCCGCTTAGGGCGATTCCTCTTCGCTATCGCTCGCCGCCGGGGCTGCTCACTTCCGCCTCTCTTGTGGCCACCGTTTCCGTAGGGTTTTCAAGGTCTCCCTACGCTTTCAGCAGGATGGTAAGTCCCTAATGTCTGTGCGGATTTCGGTATTTTATCTCGTCTGATGCTAATTCGTTCCCGATTCTTTAGATCTTCTACTTTCTTTGTTCTTTATGTTGCTTTTGTGTGTCTGTGTTTGTGCCAACAAAAGGTGCTTCCGAACGACATCGATCTGTTGAACCCGCCGGCTGAGCTCGAGAAAAAGAGGCACAAGCTTAAGCGTCTCGTGCAGTCGCCCAATTCCTTCTTCATGGTGATTATCTACTGTAACATTGTGTTTATTGCCTTTGATTGTTTCAACCCTGTAACGATGTCCGTCTTGGTGTTGGTTTTCCTTTTTTGTCTTTAGGATGTGAAGTGCCAAGGCTGCTTCAACATGTAAGGCTTCTTTTCCATCCTGTAATTTTCATTCATTCTAATTCGAAGATACAAATTTTATTCGTGTTCTTTGCGATTCTTGATTGCCGTCGCGATGGTGTTCTGCAGCACTACGGTGTTCAGCCACTCGCAGACCGTGGTGGTCTGCGGAAACTGCCAGACGGTTCTCTGTCAGCCGACCGGAGGCCGTGCGAGGCTCACCGAGGGATGCTCGTTCAGGCGCAAGGGAGATTGATTTGGTATTGTGGTTCTTCATTCACACCGCTCTTCTATTGATCATCCGTAAGGGACACGAGTCTTATGAATTCAGATGCTACTGCGTCTGTATTCTATTTAGTTTTGGGACACGATTGAGTATGTTGCATTTTGTTATTGGTGATACTTTCAGTTAGACATTTGCTAATCCGCATTTaaattcaatttcatcttttgcaCTTGGTTCTAATTCCATCATGAGTATTAGTCTTAGATATTGGTAACAGTAATTTCTGGAGTTTTGTAACATGATTGAGTATGTTGCATTTTGTTATTGTTGATCCTTTCATGCTGACATCTTCTGATCCACATTTTAATTCAGTTTCATCTTTTGCACTTGGTTCTAATTCCATTATGAGGATTAGTATTAGATATCAGTTACAGTAATTTCTGGAGTTTGGGGACATGATCGAGTATGTTGTCTTTTGTTGTTGGTGGTCCTTTCAATTTGACATCTTCTGATCGACATTTTAATTCGGTTTCATTTTTTGCACTTGGTTCTAATTCCATTATGAGGATTAGTCTTAGATATCAGTTACAGTAATTTCTGGAGTTTGGGGACATGATCCAGTATGTTGTGTTTTGTTGTTGGTGGTCCTTTCAATTTGACATTTGCTAATCCGCATTTTAATTCAGTTTCATCTTTTGCACTTGGTTCTAATTCCATTATGAGGATTAGTCTTAGATATCGGTTACAGTAATTTCTGGGGTTTGGGGACATGATCGAGTACGTTGTGTTTTGTTGTTGGTGGTCCTTTCAAGCTGACATTTGCTAATCTGCATTTAAATTCGGTTTCATCTTTTGCACTTGGTTCTAATTCCAGTACGAGGATTAGTATTAGATATGGGTAGCAGCAGTTTCTGAAGTTTTAGGACATGATTGAGTATGTTGCGTTTTGATATTGGTGATCCTTTCAAGTTGACATTTGCTAATCTGCATTTAAATTCAGTTGGATCTTTTGCATTTGGTTCTAATTCCATTATGAGGATCGGTATCAGATATTGATTAGAGTAATTTCTGGAGTTTGGGGACATGATTGAGAATGTTGTGTTTTGTTATTGGTGGTCCTTTCAATTTGGCATTTGCTAATCCACATTTAAATTCGGTTTCATCTTTTGTGCTTGGTTCTAATTCCATTATGAGGATTAGTCTTAGATATCGGTTACATTAATTTCTGGAGTTTGGGGACATGATCCAGTATGTTGTGTTTTGTTGTTGGTGGTCCTTTCAATTTGACATTTGCTAATCCATTGCTAATCCACATTTAAATTCAGTTTCATCTTTTGTGCTTGGTTCTAATTCCATTATGAGGATTAGTCTTAGATATTGGTTACAGTAATTACTGGAGTTTTGGGACATGATTGAGTGTGTTTCATTTTGTTATTGGTGATCATTTCAAGGAGACATTTGCTAATCTGCATTTAAATTCAGTTTGTTCTTTTGCGCTTGGTTCTAATTCCATTACGAGGATTAGTACTAGATATTGGTAACAGTAATTTTTGGGACATGATTGAGTATGTTGCATTTTGTTATTGGTGATCCTTTCAAGTTGACATTTGCTAATCCACGTTTAAATTCGGTTTCATCTTTTGCACTTGGTTCTAATTCCATTGTGAGGATTAATCTTAAATATTCGCAACAGTAATTTCTGCATCAAGTCCTTGTTCTGCTTTGAGTGGAGTTGGACGAAATAGTTTCTTTAATCTCTCTCACATGGTGTATGGAATTGTTTATATATCTTGGAAGTGAAAAAATCAGGGAGACTGATTAATTTACAACTTGGTGTAAATGTGGATTATTTAATTTGGCCCTTTTGTTGTGGAATCTTTGGttagaatgttttttttttattcttagttgATGGGTGTAATTGAAACAGTAAAATATACTTAAATAAGGTATATATGCCAAAGCAAATGCTTCTAATGTGTGTATATAAGTGTGTGTGCGTGTGAAATCCCAGAGAGCAATTTCACAGTAGAGTTCACTAGGATCGATGTGGATCATTAACCCAAACCATCATGAGGACCGTTCAATCCATACGAGAACCAAACGAAACTGGTGGTGTTCAACGCGACGCGGTGGTTGGCTCGGGGAACTGGTAGAGCCGAACTGCCCCCGTTACCTTCCCTGGATCACGGCCGCGTGTTCCAGCTACCATGCCCCTCGCACTCAGCCGGTGTGCATCCGCCACGCGTCTCCTCGTTACCTTTGCCTTTATTAACCCTGACCCGAACGCTTCATGCACCGCATTGGTTCCGTCAAAAAGCTATCGTCATCATCTTCGATCATGGCTTCGATGTCGGCGGTGGGTTCTCCGTTGCCCATAAGCCATCTCCCCCTCGTTGCTCCACTTGTTATGATGGTCTGCTTTGTGATCTCTGTAGTTTTATTGGAGGTCGGTTGCTCGTCAAATGGGATCGGGACGACGCCTGTCGACAATGACCATGTCGCCTGCAACTGCTGCTGGTATGTCAGATCATCATGGAAGTAAGCCCAGGTCTGATTGATCTCCACGACAACGTCGAAACCTACAAATCCTATATGCATCGTCTATTTGTTTGACCGAATGGATTCATCAGGGAGTCGAAGGCCGAGTTCACGCCGATCGCGGTGGTGTTTGGGATGGTAGTGGTGGCGCTGTCCATCGGCGCCCACACCGCGAAGCAGCAACTGGTGCACTAGCCCAGCGTTTGGGTGAGCAAGAAGAAGCGGGAGTCCATCCCGGAGGTGGAGATGCCGGATCAGGTGGTGGGCGAGGCCGGCCGCTTCGTCAACAAGTCCTTCCTCCGGAAGGTGGCTCACATCCAAGACTTGGACGCCGCCCGATCCGGCACCTCCGACCCTTTTTACACGTATGATCGCCTTCTTTTCCTTCGTTTCCTCCCTCTTGTTGTATGTGTCTCCCTCGCCCTCATCCTCCTCTTTTCGGAGCGGGCCACGAGCTACGGAGAGCTTAAAGTCTGTTGGGGTTAATCCACGGGGCCATTGAGCAAACCCTTATCTTATGCTTCTTCTGCATTATGGATGTATGCATCGGCCCATCTATTTGTGTCTCCTTGGCAAGTAGAGAGAGGCTCTGTTTCTTTCCTTCTGTTGTCCTTGAAATAACTCGATCCGACTCAACCGTGAATGGTTGTATATTGATTTCAAattgaaataaaataatttcCGTTTTTTAcgttgattttattttattttaaatatgagaAGACTACATCCATGGCCGAATACATTTAGATGCGCATGGCCGTGTTCATTGCAAATAGGGTTTGTTCTTCTCTCGATGTTTATAGCAGCGATGTTCACATCTTTTAAATCGAACACCAACTTCCACTGAACGGCCGCCCAACATTTAAGTACAAGTATCTACGATGAATAGAGAGAACCATTCAAATCGCATGTGCTTGTCTTAGTTTTCTCATCGCTTCTATCTCTCGTGCTATTGTCATCACTCTCACAAATAACTAATTCTCTTATCTCTCGTGCTCTTGTCATTACCGTCACAAACAACTAAGTGGGTATATAAaagataattagttatctttaatattttgatccttatatTTTCTAGAATTATATTAAGATTCATATATTTAAGAAAATAGAACATTAATATATTGTTCCAACAAAatctttctttatttatttttattattataaaattatctttttaatggatctaaatattttatttgtataagtataaagatctcaatataatttttaaaaatgtaagGATCGAAacgttaaataaaaataattacataTGATACTATATAATTAGTTAAGCACAGTGGATGACCAAAGCAAAGAACTGTTaacaaaaatttatattttttgagtGGAGGGTTAAAAGGAGTCACTCTAAGACTAGCATTGATGTTGATTATGGTGGCACTCGTCCTTTCGATCTCGACTCACAAGTCCAAAGGCAAAAGGTTATTATCATGTGTTGTGCATGATATTATCACCTTCGGAGCATGGCAAATGCCTCACGCGTTATGAGATCGAACCAAGGCAGAAAAATATGATAGATAATTGAGGAttgtatttaataaaaaaatattattttattttttaatgattgTATGAAGTAAAGATTTacgaatagcaaaaaaaaaaaaattgcttaaccattttttttctttcattttcataaaaaaaaaagattgaagcCCGAAACGAAATGTCCAACGATTACTTCGCCAACTCAGCATCCTCACGGTTCGGAGGTTGTTAAGGTTTGGAACCGCCTTTCTTTTGCTCACTCCCCCTTTTGCTTTCTGGTTCCTGAAACCGGCGGAGAAGAACAGCAGGCGACATGGCGCAAGAGGCCGAGGCGATCACGAACAAGCGAAAGGCCGGAAACGACTTCGTCGGCGATGGAAGCGGCGACGGGGACTGCGCCGAAGGTGATTTGCCGGCGATGCCGGAGGTGCCCTCCTTGGGGGTCGATCCCAAATCGTCGGCCGAGGCCCCCGGTTCCTATCCTGATCTTGTTGATGTCTATATTGCCAGCTTGTCTGATGGTCGGTACGGTGACTCCAATAACCGGTTTGGATATAAGGTGAGGAATCGCCCTACCATTTTGGATCGTAGTTCATTTCGTCTTTTATCTTTGGAGGGACCTGACGCAGCATTTTTTCGGCATCTGCGACGACGTGGCCATCAAGAACCCTTGCGTTGGAGACAAGGCGAGCGAATGGCCCTGCCCTTTTGGATCTTAGCTTCTTTCATCTCTTATCTTTGAATTTCTTCATGTCGATGTTGCACATTTCCCGAATTCTTGGAAGAGTATTTTGCCCAACTTAGTAAGTAAAACCAATAAAGAGAGTTCGCATAGAATTTGAGATCAATTCTGAATCCCATGATATATCTCCCTTCTGCGTCATATCATGTTCATTTTCCTCGAAATGTTAGGCTactatttttccttttctttacacTTCCAGTATCCTTTCTTTTTCCATTGTATTGAAAATGAACAAAACAATGCAATAATGATGCCAAACAACAAAAACAATGGTTATAATGGCTAGTGAACGTAACAGTAGCAGTATTTTCTCTATCTCAACCATTGTCATAAGTTTCCGTTTCGTTTCTCTTTCACGTCAACTTTCTATTTTTTGCTATTCTTCCCTTCCACTATTCTCCTCTTCTTTAGTCGATTAAATTTCCTAGAATTAGATAGAATTGACTAATTCTGGCtgagttcaattttttttttgttgctaatTTTGATCATTTTTTTACTATAAGACGGAAAGTCCTTTTGAATTTGTATCTCGTGTGTTTAACTTTTAGCTAACTGCCATCATTGATTAATGAGCCTACATGACCCATGTCTTGCTTTGTCAAGCACACTGTAGTAGCAGGAGTGATGGTTAACGTGAGTTGTTTGGATCAGAGCTTTGATGTTGAGGCTTGCCTCcgacctgtcacggacaaacttcgaaacagggtgtttgatgtaatgcttatgtatgtccgtgtcttttggcatgttcatgccttgtacagcaggtagaggggcggccgaaggcttaatagtcccatgttagttgggttggtggcctctttaggcttgtaaataaatgttgtgtcatgtggacacgttcgagagcttttcggtctgtaatggaccattttaccctttgttgtgccactgttcagagcttgtaaagtctgtttgtattttgcattgtctataaagtgtttttcggacatgtctgcttgtggatcccgattgaggcgttctttttaacccgttctctctttggttggtcctaagggacaatgggaggcttcgggg belongs to Musa acuminata AAA Group cultivar baxijiao chromosome BXJ1-11, Cavendish_Baxijiao_AAA, whole genome shotgun sequence and includes:
- the LOC135597357 gene encoding small ribosomal subunit protein eS27y-like, which produces MVLPNDIDLLNPPAELEKKRHKLKRLVQSPNSFFMDVKCQGCFNITTVFSHSQTVVVCGNCQTVLCQPTGGRARLTEGCSFRRKGD